In a genomic window of Candidatus Omnitrophota bacterium:
- a CDS encoding malate dehydrogenase — translation MKITIIGAGNVGSLTAMRIAQDGLGDVLLIDIVKGLAHGKALDLEDARPLLKYNYNIKGSDDIAQLKDSDIVVVTAGLARKPGMSREELLAKNAQILKGVCLNIKELAKKAIVVIVTNPLDIMTFYALKITGFKPGKLFGMGISLDTARFVNLIAGELNLPATDIEALVIGAHGEGMLPLPGLAKVKGVGLDEFISDDKIESLVSRTIGRGAEIVANLGTGSAFFAPSAAIAAIVKTIVKDEKRTIGLCSYLNGEYGIKDSCIGVPCRLGKDGIEQVIQLDLSPEEKSRLGKSAQLVAAAAAQLLA, via the coding sequence ATGAAAATTACGATAATTGGCGCAGGAAACGTGGGGAGCCTGACGGCAATGCGCATCGCCCAGGATGGATTGGGCGATGTTTTGCTTATTGATATCGTAAAGGGGCTGGCGCATGGGAAGGCTCTGGATTTAGAGGATGCCCGGCCGCTTCTAAAATATAATTATAATATTAAAGGCAGCGATGATATCGCTCAACTTAAGGATTCGGATATCGTGGTGGTTACCGCGGGCCTGGCGCGTAAACCCGGGATGAGCCGTGAAGAATTATTGGCAAAGAATGCCCAGATTTTAAAAGGGGTATGCTTGAATATAAAAGAGCTGGCCAAGAAGGCGATTGTTGTAATCGTCACCAATCCTTTGGATATTATGACTTTTTATGCCCTAAAAATTACCGGTTTTAAGCCCGGTAAGCTTTTTGGCATGGGGATTAGTTTAGATACTGCTCGATTTGTCAATTTGATCGCTGGCGAATTAAATTTACCGGCTACGGACATCGAGGCGTTAGTGATTGGCGCCCACGGTGAAGGCATGCTTCCTTTGCCGGGATTGGCCAAAGTCAAGGGTGTGGGGTTAGATGAATTTATCAGCGACGATAAAATTGAATCGTTAGTCAGCCGCACAATCGGCAGGGGCGCGGAGATTGTTGCCAATCTTGGTACAGGGAGCGCGTTTTTTGCTCCGTCAGCGGCAATCGCGGCAATCGTTAAAACAATAGTCAAGGATGAAAAACGCACCATTGGATTGTGCAGCTATCTAAACGGAGAATACGGTATCAAGGACAGCTGTATAGGAGTACCTTGCCGCCTAGGCAAGGATGGTATCGAACAGGTTATTCAACTGGATCTTTCGCCGGAAGAAAAAAGCAGGCTGGGTAAATCCGCGCAGCTTGTAGCCGCGGCCGCAGCGCAATTATTGGCTTAA
- the lpdA gene encoding dihydrolipoyl dehydrogenase: MYDLAVIGAGWAGFNAALRAKELGLKVCLIESGQIGGTCLNYGCIPTKALIACAKIFQLAKKAPGFGVELDNPRFNFIKIQERKNKIVWDLAQGMRSRLAGIDFIESSARINSPDEIKTDGRLINSKFILISTGSRCTQLPGLKFDQEKIISSDQALVLSEVPQSLLIVGGGVIGCEFANLFSILGSKVAIVEKMPLLLPGEDRDIARKIEVIFKKRGIEVTTGADIANFNLEDYSRVLVCVGRAANTGGLGLGELGVKLENNRIMVDDYLRSSVSNIYAAGDCASKIMLAHYAAYQGRIAVENMVSNNKHKADNKVVPACIFSEPQIASVGLNEEKALAAGLLVKVHKFDFRASAMARIIDEAEGFIKVISNQETQEVLGASIIGPLASELIAILSMAISAHLTVAQIRAMIFAHPTLSESIHETV, translated from the coding sequence ATGTATGATCTGGCTGTCATTGGAGCAGGCTGGGCAGGTTTTAACGCTGCCCTAAGAGCAAAAGAGCTGGGCCTAAAAGTTTGCCTTATTGAATCCGGCCAGATTGGCGGAACCTGCCTTAATTACGGATGTATTCCTACCAAAGCATTAATCGCTTGCGCGAAAATATTCCAGCTGGCTAAAAAAGCACCGGGTTTTGGGGTAGAGCTGGATAATCCGCGGTTTAATTTCATAAAAATCCAGGAAAGAAAAAATAAAATCGTCTGGGACCTTGCCCAGGGGATGCGCAGCAGGCTTGCCGGGATTGATTTTATCGAATCATCCGCCCGGATTAATTCTCCCGATGAAATAAAAACCGATGGCCGCCTGATTAACAGTAAGTTTATACTTATTTCAACCGGCAGCCGCTGTACCCAGTTGCCCGGGTTAAAATTTGATCAAGAGAAAATAATTTCCAGCGACCAAGCCTTGGTTTTATCGGAAGTTCCGCAGTCTTTATTAATTGTTGGAGGAGGAGTGATTGGCTGTGAATTCGCCAATCTTTTCTCTATTTTAGGCAGTAAGGTGGCCATTGTTGAAAAGATGCCGCTTCTTTTACCGGGAGAGGACCGGGATATAGCCAGGAAGATAGAGGTTATTTTTAAGAAAAGAGGAATTGAGGTAACTACCGGCGCGGATATCGCTAATTTCAATTTAGAAGATTATTCCCGGGTTTTGGTTTGCGTAGGCAGGGCTGCTAACACCGGTGGCTTAGGTTTGGGGGAGTTAGGCGTAAAATTAGAGAATAACCGGATAATGGTTGATGATTATCTAAGGAGCAGTGTTTCCAATATCTACGCGGCAGGAGATTGCGCCTCCAAGATAATGCTTGCTCATTACGCGGCTTATCAGGGGAGAATAGCGGTTGAAAATATGGTTTCAAATAACAAACATAAGGCGGACAATAAGGTTGTGCCGGCCTGCATATTTAGCGAACCCCAGATTGCCAGCGTCGGCTTAAATGAAGAGAAGGCCCTGGCCGCGGGCTTGTTGGTTAAGGTCCATAAGTTTGATTTTCGCGCCAGCGCCATGGCCCGTATCATCGATGAGGCCGAAGGATTTATTAAGGTCATTAGCAATCAAGAAACCCAAGAGGTGCTCGGCGCCAGCATAATTGGGCCGCTTGCCAGCGAGTTAATTGCCATTCTCTCTATGGCAATTTCGGCACATTTAACTGTTGCCCAGATCCGCGCGATGATCTTCGCGCACCCGACTCTCTCTGAATCAATACATGAAACTGTTTAA